The Enterobacter asburiae sequence TGCTCAATGTCGGCGCCGCCACGTGCAGCACCGTCGCGTCAATCGCCACCGGGATATACACCAGCACGATAATCACTAACGCTAACCACTGACGAAACATAAATTTCCTTTTTATTTCAAACATGGACACATGTCCAGGATGCGATCCTACGTAAAGTTGAACGCATGTCCAGCTTTTTGTTACACTCGTTTCGGTCCTATTGAGGGTAGAAAAAAATGCGGTATTTGAACAAGGAAGAGAGACGGGAAGCAATCCTCCAGGCCGCGATGCGTGTGGCCCTGAGCGAGGGGCTGGCCGCTATGACGGTACGGCGCATTGCCGCAGAAGCGGGCGTCGCGACCGGACAGGTCCACCACCACTTTGCCTCCGGCGGCGAGTTAAAATCGCTGGCGTTTGTGCGCGTGATCCGCGAGCTGCTGGATGCCGACGTGGTGGGCGAAAACGCCAGCTGGCGGGAACGGCTGCACAGCATGCTCGGCAGTGACGACGGTGGCCTTGAACCTTACATTCGCCTCTGGCGGGAAGCCCAAATTCTCGCCAGCCGGGATCCCGAGATCAAAGCGGCTTATGTCCTGACCATGGAGATGTGGCATCAGGAGACCGTGGCGATTATCCGTGCCGGGGCGGCTGCCTGCGCGTTCACGCTTAGCGATCGGGCGGAAAATATCGCCTGGCGTTTAATAGGGCTGGTTTGTGGCCTGGATGGGATCGCCGTATTAAATATGCCAGAAATGGACGAGGCGGCGTTTAATAAGCATCTCGACAAACTTATCACGCTGGAATTGTTTTAATACTCCTTCTGGAGTATTAATTTTTGCACTAGTTACAATTAGTAACACATTAAGCGAACCCTTATTTCCATTCTAATCTCGGGGGTTCGCTTTTTTATCTATCCTTTCAGATGTATCCCAAAACATCCTAAAAACCCAATAATACACAACCACCCATCTTTTTGTTTTTACTTCATTTTTCTCTCCGTCAAGGTAAGCAAGAGGGCGATATGTCGCAACAAAGTGAAAAGAATAATCAGCATCTATTGAGTAACTGGAAACCTGAAAACGCGCAATTTTGGGAGAATAAAGGAAAACATATCGCACGAAGAAACCTATGGATTTCTGTGGCTTGTCTGCTCCTTGCGTTTTGCGTGTGGATGCTATTTAGCGCCGTTGCGGTCAACCTCAATAAAGTCGGATTTAATTTCTCCACCGATGAGCTTTTTATGCTAACGGCATTACCTTCGCTCTCCGGCGCGATATTACGCGTCCCCTACTCGTTTATGGTGCCAATATTTGGCGGACGTTACTGGACGGTATTGAGTACCGTTATCCTGATTATTCCCTGCGTCTGGCTGGGGATTGCCGTTCAAAATACGGCCACCCCGTACTGGGTTTTTATCATCATCGCGCTGCTCTGCGGTTTTGCCGGAGCCAACTTCGCATCCAGCATGGGTAACATCAGCTTCTTCTTCCCGAAAGCCAGACAGGGCAGCGCGCTGGGCATCAACGGCGGGCTGGGCAACCTGGGCGTCAGCGTGATGCAGCTGGTGGCGCCCTTGGTGATTTTCCTGCCGATGTTTACCTTCCTCGGCGTGCACGGCGTGCCGCAGGAGGACGGCTCGACGATGTGGCTGGCCAATGCGGCCTGGATCTGGGTGCCGCTGCTGCTGCTGGCAACCCTTGCGGCATTTTTCGGCATGAACGATATTGCCAGTTCAAAAGCCTCCATCGCCAGCCAGCTGCCGGTGCTGAAGCGCTTTCACCTCTGGCTGCTAAGCCTGCTCTATCTGGCGACCTTCGGCTCCTTTATCGGCTTCTCGGCGGGCTTTGCCATGCTGTCAAAAACCCAGTTCCCGGACGTGAACATCCTGCACCTCGCCTTCTTTGGCCCACTTATCGGCGCGCTGGCGCGTTCAGCGGGCGGGATGATCTCTGACAAACTGGGCGGCGTGCGGGTCACGCTGATTAACTTCGTCTTTATGGCCCTCTTTAGCGCCCTGATCTTCCTGACCCTGCCCGGCTCTGGCTCCGGCAGCTTTGTCGCCTTCTATCTGGTGTTTATGGGCCTGTTCCTTACCGCCGGGCTGGGCAGCGGTTCGACCTTCCAGATGATCGCGATTATCTTCCGCCAAATCACCCTCGACCGCGTCAAAAAGCAGGGCGGCACGGACGAGCAGGCGCAGCACGAAGCGGTGACGGAGACCGCCGCCGCGCTGGGCTTTATCTCCGCCATCGGCGCCGTTGGCGGGTTCTTTATTCCCAAAGCCTTTGGCACCTCGCTGGCGATGACCGGGTCACCGGTCGGTGCCATGAAGGTCTTCCTCGCGTTTTACATCGTCTGCGTGCTTGTCACCTGGCTGGTGTACGGCCGCAAATCCTCACAAAAATAAAAATTACATCTTCGCCGGAGCGTGATGCAGCACTCTCCGGCCATGCTATCGAAGCAGGAGAAATGTCATGAGCAAACTGCTGGACCGTTTCCGTTACTTCAAAACAAAAGGTGACAGTTTCGCCGATGGGCACGGGCAGGTGTATCACACCAACCGCGACTGGGAGGACAGCTACCGTCAGCGCTGGCAGTTCGACAAGATTGTCCGTTCCACCCACGGCGTGAACTGTACCGGCTCCTGCAGCTGGAAGATTTACGTCAAAAACGGCCTGGTGACCTGGGAAACCCAGCAGACCGA is a genomic window containing:
- a CDS encoding TetR family transcriptional regulator produces the protein MRYLNKEERREAILQAAMRVALSEGLAAMTVRRIAAEAGVATGQVHHHFASGGELKSLAFVRVIRELLDADVVGENASWRERLHSMLGSDDGGLEPYIRLWREAQILASRDPEIKAAYVLTMEMWHQETVAIIRAGAAACAFTLSDRAENIAWRLIGLVCGLDGIAVLNMPEMDEAAFNKHLDKLITLELF
- a CDS encoding NarK family nitrate/nitrite MFS transporter; translated protein: MSQQSEKNNQHLLSNWKPENAQFWENKGKHIARRNLWISVACLLLAFCVWMLFSAVAVNLNKVGFNFSTDELFMLTALPSLSGAILRVPYSFMVPIFGGRYWTVLSTVILIIPCVWLGIAVQNTATPYWVFIIIALLCGFAGANFASSMGNISFFFPKARQGSALGINGGLGNLGVSVMQLVAPLVIFLPMFTFLGVHGVPQEDGSTMWLANAAWIWVPLLLLATLAAFFGMNDIASSKASIASQLPVLKRFHLWLLSLLYLATFGSFIGFSAGFAMLSKTQFPDVNILHLAFFGPLIGALARSAGGMISDKLGGVRVTLINFVFMALFSALIFLTLPGSGSGSFVAFYLVFMGLFLTAGLGSGSTFQMIAIIFRQITLDRVKKQGGTDEQAQHEAVTETAAALGFISAIGAVGGFFIPKAFGTSLAMTGSPVGAMKVFLAFYIVCVLVTWLVYGRKSSQK